Proteins co-encoded in one Uloborus diversus isolate 005 chromosome 9, Udiv.v.3.1, whole genome shotgun sequence genomic window:
- the LOC129230672 gene encoding repulsive guidance molecule A-like, translated as MGRGCSGGPAETRRRNLLPLLASILLFFSSIPASSADCKVQLCSRQYARALEEDHVVQGSSFRYCSLLRSYADCVRATARSCRGDLVYHSVHAMVVQWTRMYECARILEKGPAPSPERGPGGGHRGRPSRPHGECASYRSAAYSHCALFGDPHLRTFYDELQTCSIPGAWPLLDNPHLAVQVTNEPVGKGSTATAITKVTVIVRQHGSCAQEKTYEAQVDSLPSVFVDGSKWSGPGVRIREETPGKHIEIHFRYIATRIIVRQVGRYLTFATRMPSAIAVQGAQSATLELCVKGCPKRERIDSERLLEPKSGPKREAIAACRALNITDFYLDACVFDLLTTGDGSFSAAAREAMLDAGQQPVVNGTLTVVPRSLESHAGAVTETVYLLFGMLLFLLYRYHHDSCR; from the exons CATCTTCCGCCGACTGCAAGGTGCAGTTGTGTTCCCGGCAGTACGCCCGCGCCCTCGAAGAGGATCACGTGGTCCAAGGCTCGAGCTTCCGCTACTGTTCCCTGCTCCGCTCGTACGCCGACTGCGTGCGCGCCACCGCCCGCTCGTGCAGGGGCGACCTCGTCTACCACTCGGTGCACGCCATGGTCGTGCAGTGGACGCGCATGTACGAGTGCGCGCGCATACTGGAGAAGGGGCCCGCGCCCTCGCCGGAGAGGGGCCCCGGCGGCGGGCACAGGGGGCGGCCCTCCCGCCCGCACGGCGAGTGCGCATCCTACCGCAGCGCCGCCTACAGTCACTGCGCCCTGTTCGGCGACCCCCACCTCAGGACGTTCTACGACGAGCTGCAGACGTGCAGCATTCCCGGTGCCTGGCCCCTGCTCGACAACCCCCACCTGGCCGTGCAGGTGACCAACGAGCCTGTCGGAAAGGGATCCACAGCGACAGCAATTACTAAA GTTACTGTGATAGTGAGGCAGCATGGTTCTTGTGCCCAGGAGAAAACGTACGAGGCACAAGTGGACTCTCTTCCGAGTGTCTTCGTGGACGGATCCAAGTGGAGTGGTCCGGGAGTCAGGATCCGGGAGGAGACACCTGGCAAGCACATCGAAATCCACTTCCGGTACATAGCCACGCGAATCATAGTCCGGCAAGTCGGACGCTATCTCACCTTCGCCACCCGGATGCCCAGTGCCATAGCAGTCCAGGGTGCCCAGAGTGCCACACTCGAACTCTGCGTCAAGGGTTGCCCCAAAAGAGAACGCATTGACTCTGAACGCCTCTTGGAGCCCAAGAGTGGCCCCAAGCGGGAAGCCATTGCTGCCTGCAGGGCCCTCAATATTACGGACTTCTATCTGGACGCTTGTGTGTTCGATTTGCTGACGACTGGGGATGGTAGCTTCAGCGCTGCCGCCAGAGAAGCAATGCTTGATGCCGGTCAACAACCTGTAGTCAATGGAACGCTGACGGTTGTGCCCAGGAGCTTGGAAAGCCACGCCGGTGCTGTTACCGAAACTGTTTACCTGCTTTTTGGGATGTTACTCTTCTTACTCTACAGGTATCATCATGACTCATGTAGGTAG